In Acidianus brierleyi, one genomic interval encodes:
- the mcm gene encoding minichromosome maintenance protein MCM produces the protein MVILLETQVDIGDVFEEFLKNFQDIPGNFKYMNQINEIIAYRKKSIIVDFNDLFSFNEKIANEIILNPLQSLTLLEDRMIKIIEELDNSYPLEVEKVHVRIINLPRVIELRKIRSSDVNKIISVEGILTKQTPVKERAYRVTFKHVHPDCNQEFIWPEEGEMNDIITTPSVCPRCGKIGQFEIVPEKTKLIDWQKVILQERPEEVPPGQLPRQIEAILEDDLVDSARPGDRVKLTGILMIKQDSIVKRGSRTVFDVYMKVISIEVSEKVLDEVEITDEDKKKIQELAKDPWIKERIMSSIAPSIYDHWEIKEAIGLALFGGVQRTMQDGTRIRGDIHVLIIGDPGTAKSQLLQFAARVAPRSVYTTGKGATAAGLTAAVVREKNTGDYYLEAGALVLADGGIAVIDEIDKMKDEDRVAIHEAMEQQTVSIAKAGIVAKLNARATIIAAGNPKFGRYIQERGIAENIDLPPTILSRFDLIFILVDKPGSEDQLLANHILDMHGGKSVKNSIDVDLLKKYIAFSRKYVNPQLSDEAKKLLADFYVEMRKKSSDTPDSPILITPRQLEALIRLTEAYARMGLREVATRDDAERAINIMRIFLEKVGLDVESGSIDIDTIMLGKPKSAREKMVKILEIIDTLAQNEECAKIKEISKEAEREGIEKQSTEKIVSDMKKSGLIYEVKTECFKKV, from the coding sequence ATGGTGATATTATTGGAAACTCAAGTTGATATAGGAGATGTTTTTGAAGAATTCTTGAAGAATTTCCAGGATATCCCTGGGAATTTTAAGTACATGAATCAAATTAATGAAATCATAGCATATAGAAAGAAAAGTATAATAGTAGATTTTAATGATTTATTTTCATTTAATGAAAAAATTGCTAATGAAATTATATTGAATCCTTTACAGTCACTAACTTTACTTGAAGATAGAATGATAAAAATAATTGAGGAGTTAGATAACTCGTATCCTTTAGAAGTAGAAAAAGTTCATGTCAGAATAATAAATCTACCAAGAGTAATAGAGTTAAGGAAAATACGAAGCAGTGATGTTAATAAAATCATAAGTGTAGAAGGAATATTAACAAAACAAACTCCAGTTAAAGAAAGAGCATATAGAGTAACATTTAAGCATGTTCATCCAGATTGTAACCAAGAATTTATATGGCCTGAAGAAGGAGAAATGAACGATATAATAACTACTCCTTCCGTATGTCCTAGATGCGGAAAAATAGGCCAATTCGAAATAGTTCCAGAAAAAACAAAACTTATAGATTGGCAAAAAGTTATACTTCAAGAAAGACCTGAAGAAGTCCCACCAGGCCAATTACCAAGACAAATTGAAGCAATCCTTGAAGATGATCTAGTAGATTCGGCCAGACCAGGAGATAGAGTAAAACTAACTGGAATATTAATGATAAAGCAAGATTCTATAGTAAAAAGAGGCAGTAGAACAGTTTTCGATGTTTATATGAAAGTAATAAGTATAGAAGTTTCAGAAAAAGTTCTAGATGAGGTAGAAATAACCGATGAGGACAAGAAGAAGATCCAAGAGCTAGCTAAAGATCCTTGGATAAAGGAAAGAATTATGTCATCAATAGCACCTTCAATTTATGATCATTGGGAAATAAAAGAAGCCATAGGATTAGCACTTTTTGGAGGAGTTCAAAGGACAATGCAGGACGGTACTAGAATAAGAGGAGACATTCATGTTCTAATAATAGGTGATCCAGGTACAGCAAAATCGCAATTACTACAATTTGCTGCTAGAGTAGCACCTAGATCTGTTTACACTACAGGTAAAGGTGCTACTGCAGCAGGTTTAACAGCAGCCGTAGTTAGAGAAAAAAATACTGGAGATTATTATTTAGAGGCTGGAGCGTTAGTACTAGCAGATGGTGGGATAGCCGTAATAGACGAAATAGATAAGATGAAAGATGAAGATAGAGTAGCAATACATGAGGCAATGGAACAACAAACTGTATCTATAGCTAAAGCAGGTATAGTAGCGAAGCTAAATGCTAGAGCAACTATTATAGCAGCAGGTAATCCAAAATTTGGAAGGTATATTCAAGAGAGAGGAATAGCAGAAAATATAGATTTACCTCCTACTATTCTCTCCAGATTTGATTTAATATTTATTTTAGTAGATAAGCCTGGCTCAGAAGATCAGTTATTAGCAAATCACATTCTAGATATGCATGGAGGAAAATCTGTTAAAAATTCCATAGATGTAGATTTATTGAAAAAATATATAGCATTTTCTAGAAAATACGTTAATCCTCAACTAAGTGACGAAGCAAAAAAACTATTGGCAGATTTCTATGTGGAAATGAGGAAAAAAAGTTCTGATACGCCAGATTCTCCAATACTAATAACTCCACGACAGCTTGAAGCCTTAATAAGATTAACAGAGGCATATGCAAGAATGGGACTGAGAGAAGTTGCTACTAGAGATGACGCAGAAAGGGCAATAAATATAATGAGGATATTCTTGGAAAAAGTAGGTCTAGATGTAGAGTCTGGTAGTATAGATATAGATACTATAATGCTAGGTAAACCAAAGAGTGCAAGAGAAAAGATGGTTAAAATACTAGAAATAATAGATACGCTTGCACAAAATGAAGAGTGCGCTAAGATAAAAGAAATTTCAAAAGAAGCAGAAAGAGAAGGAATAGAAAAACAAAGTACTGAAAAAATAGTCTCAGACATGAAAAAGAGCGGCTTAATTTATGAAGTAAAAACTGAATGCTTTAAGAAAGTTTAA
- a CDS encoding DNA replication complex GINS family protein, whose protein sequence is MVEKEKVIVLDDTGTIDLGFNEISLYKGSEDEIPFWLAKELEKSGKTKVNRPNIDEMGRILFQEKQNINTPASIIQLYNNFYIIIKFLINDLKNSSNIEDLERLRKVYAIIKELSSIRLRKIIQLALLNINEQTLISKMTKEEFLVYSTISEILRKYYGDIIGNSS, encoded by the coding sequence ATGGTAGAAAAAGAGAAGGTAATAGTACTTGATGACACTGGAACTATAGATTTAGGCTTTAATGAAATTTCCTTATATAAAGGAAGTGAAGATGAAATACCTTTCTGGTTAGCTAAAGAGTTAGAAAAGTCTGGAAAAACAAAGGTTAATAGACCTAATATCGATGAAATGGGAAGAATACTATTCCAAGAGAAACAAAATATAAATACGCCTGCATCAATTATCCAGCTTTATAATAATTTCTATATCATTATAAAATTTCTAATAAATGATCTAAAAAATTCAAGTAATATAGAAGATCTAGAACGTTTAAGAAAAGTATACGCGATAATAAAGGAATTATCTTCTATTAGATTGAGAAAAATAATACAATTAGCGTTGCTTAATATAAATGAACAAACACTTATAAGTAAAATGACAAAAGAAGAATTTTTAGTGTATTCAACTATAAGTGAAATCTTAAGAAAGTATTATGGTGATATTATTGGAAACTCAAGTTGA
- a CDS encoding THUMP domain-containing protein encodes MEPKVLVTTASNKGNKCVVEILNRIFIKDSNAIAKEITQNVIIVETSLSPIETYGLIISAPPACAKKIFPINMILPLDTKLIICKVSECLTKLHISKFFVNCYVRSGNFDCKMLEIGIALKLKGLLSVDYKTPDKVVNLNIIKDTVYVSILNKDQEKVSVKSLG; translated from the coding sequence ATGGAACCTAAAGTTCTAGTTACTACTGCGTCTAATAAAGGCAATAAATGTGTCGTAGAAATATTAAATAGAATATTTATAAAAGATTCTAATGCAATAGCAAAAGAAATTACACAAAATGTGATAATAGTAGAAACGTCGTTATCTCCTATAGAAACGTATGGACTAATTATTTCTGCTCCTCCAGCATGTGCAAAAAAGATATTTCCAATAAATATGATATTACCTTTAGATACCAAACTTATTATTTGCAAAGTATCAGAATGTCTCACAAAACTCCATATATCGAAATTTTTTGTTAATTGTTATGTAAGATCAGGGAATTTCGATTGTAAAATGTTAGAAATAGGAATAGCATTAAAATTAAAAGGACTTCTTAGTGTTGACTATAAAACTCCTGACAAGGTAGTAAATCTAAATATAATTAAAGATACAGTTTATGTTTCTATATTAAATAAGGATCAAGAAAAAGTTTCGGTTAAGTCCCTCGGTTAG
- a CDS encoding ORC1-type DNA replication protein, with protein sequence MATPEDIINSELESPSVFRNKGILFPDYIPKRLLHREDKIRELTIAFKDIINDPGNSSIRVVIWGRTGTGKTATTKSFGQGFKGITNNRGIKTEYIHINCHRQRTLYLLTLEIANILKLPIPVRGLSSQEVFKVIHDYLDKRNMYIIVTLDEFDYLVNTSPQEDVYFLVRLYDEISAAVKRISYIFVVRDLSTINSLDKSIKDHILRNIIEFKPYSSTELYDILQDRVREAFNENAVLDDAVKFVADMNGFDKGGSGNARLSIETLQLAGEIADREKSLLVTLDHVKLANSKLNQEASVIFDEIGDLELHSLLLIKSVSNLSKRFRDEAFSMGKVEEEYQQICKDIGEEPRRHTQVYEYVRRLKLMGIFNTQQSGRGTRGRTTLISLSVPLSQEFDDYITKQIRGKLNTKYT encoded by the coding sequence ATGGCGACCCCTGAAGATATAATTAATTCAGAATTAGAATCACCTTCAGTATTTAGGAATAAAGGAATTCTTTTTCCAGATTACATACCTAAAAGACTCTTACATAGAGAAGATAAAATACGAGAGTTAACTATAGCGTTTAAAGACATAATAAATGATCCAGGAAATTCTTCGATAAGAGTTGTCATTTGGGGAAGAACAGGTACTGGCAAGACAGCAACAACTAAATCTTTTGGACAAGGATTTAAAGGAATAACGAATAATAGAGGCATAAAAACCGAGTATATACATATTAATTGTCATAGACAAAGAACTCTTTACCTTTTAACGCTAGAAATTGCAAATATCTTAAAACTTCCTATACCAGTACGAGGATTATCCTCACAAGAAGTATTCAAGGTTATTCATGACTATTTAGATAAGAGAAATATGTATATAATAGTAACTCTAGACGAATTTGACTATCTAGTAAATACGTCTCCCCAAGAAGACGTCTATTTTCTTGTAAGACTTTATGATGAGATCTCTGCTGCCGTTAAAAGAATAAGCTATATTTTCGTAGTTAGAGATCTTTCCACTATTAATTCTCTAGACAAAAGTATTAAGGACCATATTCTAAGAAATATTATAGAATTCAAGCCTTATTCATCAACAGAATTATATGATATATTGCAAGATAGAGTTAGAGAAGCATTTAATGAAAATGCTGTCTTAGATGATGCAGTAAAGTTTGTGGCAGATATGAATGGATTTGACAAAGGAGGAAGTGGGAATGCCAGATTATCTATAGAGACATTGCAACTAGCAGGTGAAATAGCTGATAGAGAAAAATCCTTACTTGTAACATTAGATCATGTAAAACTAGCAAATTCTAAATTAAATCAAGAGGCTAGCGTAATATTTGATGAGATAGGCGATTTGGAATTACACTCTTTATTACTTATAAAATCGGTTAGTAATTTGAGCAAGCGATTTAGAGATGAAGCTTTTTCTATGGGAAAAGTTGAAGAAGAATATCAACAGATTTGTAAAGACATTGGAGAAGAGCCTAGAAGGCATACGCAAGTATACGAGTATGTTAGAAGGCTTAAGTTAATGGGCATATTCAATACTCAGCAAAGTGGACGTGGAACTAGAGGAAGAACTACATTGATTTCTTTGTCAGTTCCACTGTCTCAAGAATTTGACGATTATATAACTAAGCAAATAAGGGGGAAGCTAAATACAAAATACACTTAA
- the moaC gene encoding cyclic pyranopterin monophosphate synthase MoaC: MTAKMVDISPKDIVLREAIAEGFIKLKKETIERIKKGEIEKGDVITVAKVAGIMAAKKNYELLPMCHPIPLEYSGLEIFLEEEGVRVRSTIKAHYRTGVEMEALTSVAVALLTIWDMVKQYEKDENGQYPTTIIKNIKVVNKIKSSS; the protein is encoded by the coding sequence ATGACAGCAAAAATGGTTGATATATCTCCTAAAGATATAGTATTGCGAGAAGCAATAGCAGAAGGATTCATAAAATTAAAGAAAGAAACAATAGAAAGAATAAAAAAGGGAGAAATTGAAAAAGGTGATGTCATTACTGTAGCTAAAGTAGCAGGCATTATGGCAGCTAAAAAGAATTATGAATTGCTTCCAATGTGTCATCCTATACCTTTAGAATATTCTGGATTAGAAATATTTTTAGAAGAAGAAGGAGTGAGAGTAAGATCTACAATCAAGGCTCATTATAGAACAGGAGTAGAAATGGAAGCATTAACTTCGGTTGCAGTGGCTTTACTTACAATATGGGATATGGTAAAACAATACGAAAAAGACGAAAATGGGCAATACCCTACTACGATAATAAAGAATATTAAGGTTGTAAACAAAATTAAGTCTTCTTCTTAG
- a CDS encoding replication factor C large subunit, whose product MSNLPWIIKYRPKSLNDVENQDDVKNSVKEWIESWLKGKAENRAILLYGPPGSGKTTIAIAVANDYKLELMEMNASDNRNITAIKNIAEKAALSGSLFGIRGKLIFLDEVDGINVKQDSGAIPAILELIQKSKYPIIMAANNPWDPSLRDLRNATKMIEVKKLGKYALKRILSKICNSEKIQCEDEALGDIIDISEGDARYAINLLQSVAEGYKKVTETTVSEIAKRKERELDSFETVRNVFWAKYVWQAKNAVSNSQVDYDLLIKWFSENIPIQYDNLEDIWRAYDALSRASIFLNRAKTSGWDLLSYTFDLMGPGVAMAETEKFKQGWKPKWKKYQFPQVIQMLYKSKENRDLKNSILEKIGKKIHTSSDKILNDVFPYFIQYSKIKEVSKNLELTPKEQEYLSTISGETSSEETQTKYTQKYSQKKTYRRYSSSKKKT is encoded by the coding sequence ATGAGTAATTTACCATGGATAATAAAATATAGACCAAAGAGTTTAAACGATGTAGAAAATCAAGACGACGTTAAAAATTCGGTAAAAGAATGGATAGAATCATGGCTCAAAGGTAAGGCAGAAAATAGAGCTATACTGCTTTATGGTCCTCCTGGCTCTGGGAAGACTACTATAGCTATAGCGGTAGCAAATGACTATAAATTAGAATTAATGGAAATGAATGCTAGTGATAATAGAAATATAACTGCAATAAAAAATATTGCAGAAAAAGCGGCTTTAAGTGGCAGTCTTTTTGGCATACGAGGAAAACTAATTTTTCTAGATGAAGTTGATGGAATAAATGTTAAGCAAGATTCTGGCGCAATTCCTGCCATATTAGAACTAATACAAAAATCTAAGTATCCAATAATTATGGCGGCTAATAATCCATGGGATCCAAGCCTTAGAGATCTTAGAAACGCTACTAAAATGATAGAAGTTAAAAAACTAGGAAAATATGCATTAAAAAGAATTCTGTCTAAGATCTGTAACTCGGAAAAAATACAATGCGAAGATGAGGCATTAGGCGACATAATAGACATTAGTGAAGGAGATGCTAGATATGCCATAAATTTACTACAATCAGTGGCTGAAGGATATAAAAAGGTTACAGAAACTACTGTTAGCGAGATAGCAAAAAGAAAAGAAAGAGAACTAGACTCATTTGAGACTGTAAGAAACGTGTTTTGGGCTAAATATGTGTGGCAAGCTAAGAACGCCGTTTCAAATTCACAAGTTGATTATGATTTACTTATAAAATGGTTCTCTGAAAATATACCAATACAATATGATAATTTGGAAGATATTTGGAGGGCTTATGACGCGTTATCTAGAGCATCAATATTCTTAAATAGGGCTAAAACGTCTGGTTGGGATTTACTTAGTTACACTTTTGATTTAATGGGACCAGGCGTAGCTATGGCCGAAACGGAAAAATTCAAACAAGGATGGAAGCCTAAATGGAAAAAATATCAATTCCCTCAAGTTATACAGATGTTATATAAGTCTAAAGAAAATAGGGATCTCAAGAATTCAATACTTGAAAAAATAGGTAAAAAAATACACACATCTAGCGATAAGATTCTAAACGATGTGTTTCCATATTTCATACAATACTCAAAAATAAAGGAAGTTTCGAAAAATCTTGAATTAACTCCTAAAGAACAAGAATATTTATCTACAATAAGTGGAGAAACTAGTAGTGAAGAAACACAAACTAAGTATACACAAAAATATTCTCAAAAGAAGACATATAGAAGATACAGCAGTTCTAAGAAGAAGACTTAA
- a CDS encoding replication factor C small subunit codes for MSEIVEEVLWAEKYRPKTLNDIVDQEDIVSRLKRFAQEKNMPHLLFAGPPGTGKTTAALALVHDLYGDNYLQYFLELNASDERGIDIIRNKVKEFARTMVPGNVPFKVILLDEADNMTADAQQALRRTMELYTETTRFILACNYLSKIIDPIQSRTALFRFYPLKKDDIVGRLEYISKQEKVDFDTKALETIYDVTMGDMRKSINILQAASAYGKVTVESVYKVLGFAQPKEVRDMLNFALKGKFMDAREKLRSLLVTYGLSGEDIVKQLHRELTSNELQIPEELRVLLMDYIGEIEFRIIEGADDEIQLSGLLAKIAIYGNKYLGSNNE; via the coding sequence ATGTCAGAAATAGTCGAAGAGGTACTCTGGGCAGAAAAATATAGACCTAAAACTCTTAATGATATAGTAGACCAAGAGGACATAGTAAGCAGATTAAAAAGATTCGCTCAGGAGAAAAATATGCCACATTTACTTTTTGCTGGTCCACCAGGTACTGGTAAAACTACTGCAGCACTTGCCCTGGTACATGATTTATATGGAGATAACTATCTACAATATTTCTTAGAACTTAACGCCAGCGATGAAAGAGGCATCGACATAATAAGAAATAAGGTGAAAGAATTTGCTAGGACAATGGTTCCAGGAAATGTACCATTTAAAGTAATTCTTCTTGATGAAGCAGATAATATGACTGCTGATGCTCAACAAGCTCTTAGAAGAACTATGGAACTTTATACAGAAACTACCAGATTTATCCTGGCCTGCAATTATCTTAGTAAGATAATAGATCCTATACAATCTAGAACTGCACTGTTTAGATTCTATCCATTAAAGAAGGATGACATAGTAGGCAGGTTAGAATATATATCAAAACAGGAGAAAGTGGACTTTGATACTAAAGCCTTAGAAACTATATACGATGTGACTATGGGAGATATGAGAAAATCAATAAATATTTTGCAAGCTGCGTCGGCTTATGGTAAAGTTACTGTAGAATCAGTTTACAAGGTATTAGGATTTGCACAGCCTAAAGAAGTGAGAGATATGTTAAATTTTGCTCTAAAAGGTAAATTCATGGATGCTAGAGAAAAACTTAGATCGTTATTAGTAACTTATGGACTATCAGGTGAAGATATAGTAAAGCAGCTGCATAGGGAATTAACTTCTAATGAACTTCAGATACCAGAAGAATTAAGAGTATTATTAATGGATTATATAGGCGAAATAGAGTTTAGAATAATAGAAGGTGCAGATGACGAAATTCAACTTTCTGGACTTTTAGCAAAAATAGCTATTTATGGTAATAAATATCTAGGTAGTAATAATGAGTAA
- a CDS encoding YbhB/YbcL family Raf kinase inhibitor-like protein: MEIRSAFTNGEEIPIKYTCDGIDISPPLEWEKIDNAKTYAIIVEDPDAPGGTFIHWVIYNIKRNSLPENVKKEMESEIGIQGVNDFGKIGYNGPCPPKSHGPHRYYFNVYALDSELPLRKNITADNLKSLMENHIISAGNLMGKYKRK, from the coding sequence ATGGAAATAAGATCTGCCTTCACAAACGGAGAAGAAATTCCAATAAAATATACTTGTGATGGAATAGATATATCTCCCCCATTGGAGTGGGAAAAAATAGATAACGCTAAAACTTACGCTATTATAGTTGAAGATCCAGATGCACCAGGGGGAACATTTATTCACTGGGTTATATATAATATAAAAAGAAATTCATTGCCGGAAAATGTGAAAAAGGAAATGGAGAGTGAAATTGGTATTCAAGGTGTTAATGATTTTGGTAAAATAGGATATAATGGACCTTGCCCTCCTAAATCTCATGGTCCTCATAGATATTATTTTAATGTCTATGCGTTAGATTCGGAATTACCTTTAAGGAAAAATATTACTGCAGACAATCTTAAATCTCTAATGGAGAATCATATAATATCTGCTGGCAATTTAATGGGAAAATATAAGAGAAAATAA
- the psmB gene encoding archaeal proteasome endopeptidase complex subunit beta has product MESESKIKILKGTTTVGLVTKTAVVLAADRRASAGSFVANKMVRKILYITDKIGVTTAGSVADLQFIYNYLKNLYHFNYISGNRPTSIKSLSTYLANVLSQTKYLPYVVQILIGGYDDAPRLYNLDYFGDMTEEKYVATGSGSPVAMGVLEDDYNENLSEDEAMDLAGRAILSAIKRDSFTGTGAIVTKINAQGHIEKEIYPNKKA; this is encoded by the coding sequence ATGGAAAGTGAAAGCAAAATTAAAATACTAAAAGGAACTACTACCGTCGGTCTAGTAACAAAAACTGCTGTAGTTCTAGCTGCAGATAGAAGAGCCAGTGCTGGATCATTTGTTGCTAATAAAATGGTTAGAAAAATATTATACATTACAGATAAAATAGGAGTAACTACTGCAGGTAGCGTAGCTGATTTACAGTTCATATATAACTATCTAAAAAATTTATATCATTTTAATTATATCTCAGGTAATAGACCAACAAGTATTAAGTCCTTGTCTACTTATCTGGCTAATGTGTTATCTCAAACCAAATATCTACCTTATGTTGTCCAGATATTGATAGGAGGGTATGATGATGCACCAAGATTATATAACCTGGATTATTTCGGAGATATGACAGAAGAAAAGTATGTAGCTACCGGATCTGGATCTCCAGTAGCAATGGGAGTCTTAGAAGATGACTACAATGAAAACTTATCTGAAGACGAAGCTATGGATCTTGCTGGTAGAGCAATATTATCAGCAATAAAAAGAGATTCATTCACTGGAACAGGAGCTATAGTAACTAAAATAAATGCACAAGGCCATATAGAGAAAGAGATCTATCCAAATAAGAAAGCTTAA
- a CDS encoding ATPase — protein MKILVNGLLTFDSGKTTFASYILSELKNTGLNFFPLKPIAGHNGWYSYETLLKSKSINALAGNDALKYYNITGIDVRLINPFAVLLFPVDLEKLDYKISFYEQLMENGYPVMIRYTDVNGNDYYYAVDPGLVIDSLSDILEDLYNTFKPIIVSNRCIRNKVNESSYIVDNNVKEFLKKDNIIIESYNDALAPTYSSLGVDVMFAVAPGKVFMIDGDRLRKILSLFTLPPWIIRTKEIFEYTKPDKTFVINIKNSKNDIIVNELLRYVDL, from the coding sequence ATGAAGATACTTGTTAATGGTTTACTTACATTTGATTCTGGTAAAACTACATTTGCTTCATATATATTAAGCGAATTAAAAAATACTGGATTGAATTTTTTTCCTCTTAAACCTATAGCTGGTCATAATGGATGGTATAGCTATGAGACGTTATTGAAAAGTAAATCTATTAATGCTCTTGCAGGTAACGATGCGTTGAAGTATTATAATATAACTGGAATTGATGTTAGACTTATAAATCCATTTGCTGTACTATTATTTCCAGTAGATCTTGAGAAATTAGACTATAAAATATCATTTTATGAACAACTGATGGAAAATGGATATCCAGTTATGATAAGATATACTGATGTTAACGGCAATGATTATTATTACGCTGTAGACCCCGGACTAGTTATAGACTCCTTAAGTGATATTTTGGAAGATCTATATAATACGTTTAAACCAATTATTGTTTCGAATAGGTGTATTAGGAACAAAGTTAATGAATCAAGCTATATTGTGGATAATAATGTGAAAGAATTTTTAAAAAAAGATAATATTATAATAGAATCATATAATGATGCTTTAGCTCCTACGTATTCATCATTAGGCGTTGATGTAATGTTTGCGGTAGCCCCAGGTAAGGTATTTATGATAGATGGCGATAGATTAAGGAAGATACTTAGCTTATTTACATTACCACCTTGGATAATTAGGACAAAAGAGATATTCGAATATACTAAACCAGATAAGACTTTTGTTATCAATATCAAAAATTCAAAAAATGATATAATAGTAAACGAGCTTTTGCGTTATGTAGATTTATAG
- a CDS encoding DUF1641 domain-containing protein → MASEIEVNVLDNILSGDKLITVNHLLSLLEKLDKLGIIDVVNGLLEDDEYLGKIMGAIVNDKTMELIGNWNNLMSFMDILTDENTKENLQFALNMLTQLRKTGIIDPVLGILNDEEYMSKIMGAIVNDKTLELIGRWNNIVDLIDTVTSTETISSIKSILEVLKDLQNTGIIDPIKGLLKDEETLGKIISGLVNDFTMNLLTNWDNIMKGLSAMNLENFKYYTDLINKVGEAIKVEKVKPVGLGGLLSSLRDPEVQKGLGIMISILRHIGENYKST, encoded by the coding sequence ATGGCTTCCGAAATTGAAGTAAATGTTTTAGACAATATTTTATCTGGAGATAAACTGATAACAGTAAATCATTTACTTAGTTTATTAGAAAAATTAGATAAATTAGGAATAATAGATGTAGTAAACGGTCTATTGGAAGATGATGAATATCTAGGTAAGATAATGGGAGCTATAGTTAACGACAAAACTATGGAATTGATAGGAAATTGGAATAATTTAATGTCATTTATGGATATACTAACAGACGAGAATACAAAAGAAAATCTACAATTTGCTCTCAATATGTTAACTCAATTGAGAAAAACTGGCATTATAGACCCAGTTCTTGGTATTCTTAATGATGAAGAATATATGAGTAAGATAATGGGAGCTATAGTTAACGACAAAACTTTAGAACTTATAGGAAGGTGGAATAATATAGTAGATCTCATAGATACCGTAACTTCTACTGAAACAATTTCCTCAATAAAAAGTATACTGGAAGTGCTAAAAGATCTACAAAATACCGGAATTATAGATCCTATAAAAGGATTGTTAAAAGATGAAGAAACTTTAGGTAAAATAATATCTGGACTTGTTAATGATTTTACTATGAACCTATTAACAAATTGGGATAATATAATGAAAGGCTTAAGTGCTATGAACTTGGAAAATTTCAAATATTATACAGATCTAATTAATAAAGTAGGAGAAGCAATAAAAGTCGAAAAAGTAAAACCAGTAGGCCTAGGTGGACTATTATCATCTTTAAGAGATCCTGAAGTACAAAAAGGTCTAGGAATAATGATATCTATACTAAGACATATAGGAGAAAACTATAAATCTACATAA